A single genomic interval of Desulfovibrio sp. TomC harbors:
- a CDS encoding GGDEF/EAL domain-containing response regulator — translation MTQPRILIVERNHASASAMARLLGENGYQPLGPAFTCREALETAESLRPDVAVMDMLLTGACDGVDAATLLRDGHGIPVILLTPSSDPAILARAKKALPCCCLPLPIDSQALILAIESTLARTRAEEALRQSEAESRAIFAVAPTALCLLDDQYRVLDINPAAARLFGHCPETLRGRPVQEVFPARDWGTLLPLLDAALNSEAGRVRIRCLRPEGGEFPAAVTATPLPGAACGPRVLLEVRPCQSPGSRLEHPETDLALSAEGFLVIDAEDRLREVNAACARMLGLAGIPEGGAALDAVLPGDLAASLCRDASRVIAWNEPVKKETTVAINGADKTLLVSLFPMGLDESRRLAGGIVTDITDRKQLESQLAHMAFHDPLTGLPNRSLCLDRIRQALERSKRRDNYQYAVIFLDLDRFKIINDSLGHHMGDRLLEFVSRRLRDCVRSLDTVSRLGGDEFVVLLEETGSYREVVRIVKRIRDAMNEVFPLSGHDVHVTASMGIVVSPAIYDKPEELLRNANIALHRAKGEGRNRFKVFNTRMLEDAIRLMDLENDLRLALKRGEFFLDYQPILALSDRRMTGFEALVRWRRPGQGVSPPGDFIPVAEDTGLIVPLGLWVLTEACTTMASWHARFPETLGMSMSVNLSAKQLAQASLVDDVERILRTTGMDPRALKLEITETVIMDNPEVSILRLKRLKALGVRLSVDDFGTGYSSLSYLQRFPIDTLKVDRAFVSDIECNENRKIVGAVVALAHSLGLDVVAEGVELETQSDVLHGFACEAGQGFLFSRPVCREDVERMFAQGT, via the coding sequence ATGACGCAGCCCCGCATCCTGATTGTCGAACGGAACCACGCCTCGGCTTCGGCCATGGCCCGGCTTCTGGGCGAGAACGGCTACCAACCCCTCGGGCCGGCCTTCACCTGCCGCGAGGCGTTGGAAACGGCCGAGTCGTTGCGACCGGACGTGGCCGTCATGGACATGCTGCTGACCGGAGCCTGCGACGGGGTGGATGCGGCGACACTGCTGCGCGACGGCCACGGCATCCCGGTCATCCTGCTGACCCCTTCAAGCGATCCCGCCATTCTGGCCCGGGCCAAAAAGGCCCTGCCCTGCTGCTGCCTGCCCCTGCCCATCGACAGTCAGGCCCTGATCCTGGCCATTGAGAGCACGCTGGCCCGCACGCGGGCCGAAGAAGCCCTGCGCCAGAGCGAAGCCGAAAGCCGGGCCATCTTCGCTGTCGCGCCAACCGCCCTGTGCCTGCTTGACGACCAATATCGAGTCCTGGACATCAACCCCGCCGCTGCCCGGCTCTTTGGGCACTGTCCTGAGACGTTGCGGGGCAGACCTGTCCAGGAGGTGTTTCCCGCGCGGGATTGGGGGACGTTGTTGCCGCTGCTTGACGCAGCCCTCAACAGCGAAGCCGGCCGGGTCCGTATCCGCTGTCTGCGCCCGGAAGGCGGGGAATTTCCGGCCGCAGTGACGGCCACCCCCCTGCCTGGGGCGGCCTGCGGTCCGCGCGTGCTGCTCGAAGTGCGGCCCTGCCAGAGCCCTGGTTCGCGCCTGGAACATCCCGAGACCGATCTGGCCTTGTCGGCTGAAGGCTTTCTGGTCATCGACGCCGAGGACCGGCTGCGCGAGGTCAATGCGGCCTGCGCCCGCATGCTCGGGCTGGCCGGCATCCCGGAAGGCGGCGCGGCCCTGGACGCGGTCTTGCCCGGAGATCTGGCCGCCTCGCTGTGCCGGGACGCCTCCCGGGTCATTGCCTGGAACGAGCCGGTGAAAAAGGAAACGACAGTCGCCATTAACGGCGCGGACAAGACGCTGCTTGTTTCGCTGTTTCCCATGGGCCTGGATGAATCCCGGCGTCTGGCCGGCGGCATTGTGACCGACATCACCGACCGCAAGCAGCTGGAAAGCCAGCTGGCCCACATGGCCTTCCACGATCCCCTGACCGGCCTGCCCAACCGCAGCCTGTGCCTGGACCGCATCCGCCAGGCCCTGGAGCGGTCCAAGCGGCGCGACAACTACCAGTACGCCGTCATTTTTCTCGATCTCGACCGCTTCAAGATCATAAACGACAGCCTGGGCCACCATATGGGCGACCGGCTGCTGGAGTTCGTGTCCCGGCGGCTGCGGGACTGCGTGCGAAGCCTGGACACCGTGTCCCGCCTGGGCGGCGACGAGTTCGTTGTCTTGCTGGAGGAGACCGGCTCGTATCGGGAGGTGGTGCGCATTGTGAAGCGCATCCGCGACGCCATGAACGAGGTGTTCCCGCTGTCGGGCCACGACGTGCACGTCACGGCCTCCATGGGCATCGTGGTCAGCCCGGCCATCTACGACAAGCCCGAGGAGCTGCTCCGAAACGCCAATATTGCCCTGCACCGGGCCAAGGGCGAAGGGCGCAACCGCTTCAAGGTCTTCAACACCCGCATGCTCGAAGACGCCATCCGGCTCATGGACCTGGAAAACGATCTGCGTCTGGCGCTTAAGCGCGGGGAATTCTTCCTGGACTACCAGCCCATCCTGGCCTTGAGCGATCGGCGCATGACCGGTTTCGAGGCGCTGGTGCGCTGGCGGCGGCCGGGCCAGGGCGTGTCCCCGCCTGGGGATTTCATCCCCGTGGCCGAGGATACCGGACTGATCGTGCCCCTTGGGTTGTGGGTGCTGACCGAGGCCTGCACGACCATGGCCTCGTGGCACGCCCGGTTTCCCGAGACGCTCGGCATGTCCATGAGTGTGAATCTCTCGGCCAAGCAGCTGGCCCAGGCCTCGCTGGTCGATGACGTGGAGCGGATTTTGCGGACCACCGGCATGGACCCCCGGGCGCTTAAGCTTGAGATCACCGAAACGGTCATCATGGACAACCCGGAAGTGTCGATTCTGCGCCTCAAACGCCTCAAAGCCCTGGGCGTGCGTCTGTCGGTCGATGATTTCGGCACAGGCTATTCGTCGCTGTCCTACCTGCAACGCTTCCCCATCGATACCCTCAAGGTGGACCGGGCCTTTGTCAGCGACATCGAGTGCAACGAGAATCGCAAGATCGTCGGCGCGGTGGTGGCCCTGGCCCACAGCCTGGGCCTTGATGTCGTGGCCGAGGGCGTGGAGCTTGAGACCCAGTCCGACGTGTTGCACGGTTTTGCCTGCGAAGCCGGCCAGGGGTTCCTGTTTTCGCGGCCGGTGTGCCGGGAGGACGTGGAGCGGATGTTCGCCCAGGGGACGTGA